A region of Oryctolagus cuniculus chromosome 3, mOryCun1.1, whole genome shotgun sequence DNA encodes the following proteins:
- the ZYX gene encoding zyxin isoform X1, translating into MVAAPLSPRPLPPSLLFPASLPRLAGGCSGPGRTVRRPGAEAATGDAARTLRSAQPGQAMAAPRPPPAISVSVSAPAFYAPQKKFGPVVAPKPKVNPFRPGDGEPPAAAGAQRAQMGRVGEIPPPPPEDFPLPPPPPPGDGDDAEGALGGAFPPPPPPIEEPFPPAPSEEDIFPSPPPPLEDEGTPEAPMPPPPQPREKVSSIDLEIDSLSSLLDDMTKNDPFKARVSSGYVPPPVATPFIPKSSTKPATGGTAPLPPWKAPPSSQPVSQPQSQALFHVQPQAQPQAQPQTKPQVQLHVQPQPQAHSQPVSSANAQSRGPPAPPPAPAPKFSPVAPKFTPVASKFSPGAPGGPGSQPSQKLGPPEAASSTGTGSPQPPSFTYAQQKEKPRVQEKQHPVPPPAQKQNQVRAPGAPGPLTLKEVEELEQLTQQLMQDMEHPQRQNVAASETCGRCSQPLARAQPAVRALGQLFHISCFTCHQCEQQLQGQQFYSLEGSPYCESCYTDTLEKCNTCGQPITDRMLRATGKAYHPQCFTCVVCACPLEGTSFIVDQANQPHCVPDYHKQYAPRCSVCGEPIMPEPGRDETVRVVALDKNFHMKCYKCEDCGKPLSIEADDNGCFPLDGHVLCRKCHTARAQT; encoded by the exons ATGGTCGCGGCGCcgctctctccccgccccctgccgccctccctcctcttccctgcgTCCCTCCCCCGCCTGGCTGGAGGCTGCTCGGGACCGGGACGCACAGTCCGCAGACCCGGCGCCGAGGCGGCCACTGGAGACGCGGCGCGCACGCTCCGGTCCGCG CAGCCCGGCCAGGCCATGGCGGCCCCCCGCCCGCCTCCCGCGATCTCCGTCTCGGTCTCGGCTCCGGCGTTTTACGCCCCGCAGAAGAAGTTCGGCCCGGTGGTGGCACCGAAGCCCAAAGTAAATCCTTTCCGGCCCGGGGACGGCGAGCCTCCAGCGGCAGCCGGGGCCCAGCGCGCACAGATGGGCCGGGTGGGCGAGatccccccgccgcccccggaAG ACTTTCCCTTACCCCCGCCTCCCCCACCTGGGGATGGCGACGACGCGGAGGGTGCGCTGGGAGGTGCCTTCCCCCCGCCGCCTCCCCCGATCGAGGAACCGTTCCCCCCTGCACCTTCCGAGGAGGACATCTTTCCTTCTCCACCGCCCCCGCTGGAGGATGAGGGCACGCCCGAGGCCCCCATGCCGCCCCCGCCGCAG CCCAGGGAGAAGGTGAGCAGCATCGACCTGGAGATCGACTCTCTGTCCTCACTGCTGGATGACATGACCAAGAATGATCCCTTCAAAGCCCGG GTGTCATCTGGATATGTGCCCCCTCCAGTTGCCACTCCATTCATTCCCAAGTCCAGTACTAAGCCTGCGACCGGGGGCACAGCACCCTTGCCCCCCTGGAAGGcacctcccagctcccagcccgtGTCCCAGCCTCAGAGCCAAGCGCTGTTCCATGTCcagccccaggctcagccccaggcccagccccagaccaAGCCTCAGGTCCAGCTGCATGTGcagcctcagccccaggctcATTCCCAGCCTGTGTCTTCCGCTAACGCGCAGTCCCGAGGTCCTCCAGCTCCAcctccagcaccagcccctaagttTTCTCCAGTGGCTCCCAAGTTTACTCCCGTGGCTTCCAAGTTCAGCCCTGGAGCCCCCGGTGGCCCTGGGTCACAGCCCAGTCAAAAGCTGGGACCTCCGGAAGCTGCTTCTTCCACTGGCACGGGTTCCCCTCAACCCCCCAGCTTCACCTATGCTCAGCAGAAAGAGAAGCCCCGCGTGCAGGAGAAGCAGCACCCAGTGCCCCCACCTGCTCAGAAGCAAAACCAG GTACGCGCCCCTGGGGCCCCGGGACCGCTGACTCTgaaggaggtggaggagctggagcagctgacCCAGCAGCTGATGCAGGACATGGAGCACCCTCAGAGGCAGAACGTGGCTGCCAGCG AGACGTGTGGCCGCTGCAGTCAGCCCCTGGCCCGCGCGCAGCCCGCAGTCCGTGCACTGGGGCAGCTGTTCCACATCAGCTGCTTCACCTGCCACCAGTGCGAGCAGCAGCTCCAGGGGCAGCAGTTCTACAGCCTGGAGGGCTCGCCCTACTGCGAGAGCTGCTACACg GACACCCTGGAGAAGTGCAACACGTGTGGGCAGCCCATCACTGACCGCATGCTGAGGGCCACGGGCAAAGCCTACCACCCGCAGTGCTTCACCTGTGTGGTCTGCGCCTGCCCGCTGGAGGGCACCTCCTTCATCGTGGACCAGGCCAACCAGCCCCACTGCGTGCCCGACTACCACAA GCAGTATGCCCCCAGGTGCTCTGTCTGCGGGGAGCCCATCATGCCCGAGCCTGGCCGTGACGAGACGGTGCGCGTGGTCGCTCTGGACAAGAACTTCCACATGAAGTGCTACAAGTGCGAG
- the ZYX gene encoding zyxin isoform X2 yields MVAAPLSPRPLPPSLLFPASLPRLAGGCSGPGRTVRRPGAEAATGDAARTLRSAPGQAMAAPRPPPAISVSVSAPAFYAPQKKFGPVVAPKPKVNPFRPGDGEPPAAAGAQRAQMGRVGEIPPPPPEDFPLPPPPPPGDGDDAEGALGGAFPPPPPPIEEPFPPAPSEEDIFPSPPPPLEDEGTPEAPMPPPPQPREKVSSIDLEIDSLSSLLDDMTKNDPFKARVSSGYVPPPVATPFIPKSSTKPATGGTAPLPPWKAPPSSQPVSQPQSQALFHVQPQAQPQAQPQTKPQVQLHVQPQPQAHSQPVSSANAQSRGPPAPPPAPAPKFSPVAPKFTPVASKFSPGAPGGPGSQPSQKLGPPEAASSTGTGSPQPPSFTYAQQKEKPRVQEKQHPVPPPAQKQNQVRAPGAPGPLTLKEVEELEQLTQQLMQDMEHPQRQNVAASETCGRCSQPLARAQPAVRALGQLFHISCFTCHQCEQQLQGQQFYSLEGSPYCESCYTDTLEKCNTCGQPITDRMLRATGKAYHPQCFTCVVCACPLEGTSFIVDQANQPHCVPDYHKQYAPRCSVCGEPIMPEPGRDETVRVVALDKNFHMKCYKCEDCGKPLSIEADDNGCFPLDGHVLCRKCHTARAQT; encoded by the exons ATGGTCGCGGCGCcgctctctccccgccccctgccgccctccctcctcttccctgcgTCCCTCCCCCGCCTGGCTGGAGGCTGCTCGGGACCGGGACGCACAGTCCGCAGACCCGGCGCCGAGGCGGCCACTGGAGACGCGGCGCGCACGCTCCGGTCCGCG CCCGGCCAGGCCATGGCGGCCCCCCGCCCGCCTCCCGCGATCTCCGTCTCGGTCTCGGCTCCGGCGTTTTACGCCCCGCAGAAGAAGTTCGGCCCGGTGGTGGCACCGAAGCCCAAAGTAAATCCTTTCCGGCCCGGGGACGGCGAGCCTCCAGCGGCAGCCGGGGCCCAGCGCGCACAGATGGGCCGGGTGGGCGAGatccccccgccgcccccggaAG ACTTTCCCTTACCCCCGCCTCCCCCACCTGGGGATGGCGACGACGCGGAGGGTGCGCTGGGAGGTGCCTTCCCCCCGCCGCCTCCCCCGATCGAGGAACCGTTCCCCCCTGCACCTTCCGAGGAGGACATCTTTCCTTCTCCACCGCCCCCGCTGGAGGATGAGGGCACGCCCGAGGCCCCCATGCCGCCCCCGCCGCAG CCCAGGGAGAAGGTGAGCAGCATCGACCTGGAGATCGACTCTCTGTCCTCACTGCTGGATGACATGACCAAGAATGATCCCTTCAAAGCCCGG GTGTCATCTGGATATGTGCCCCCTCCAGTTGCCACTCCATTCATTCCCAAGTCCAGTACTAAGCCTGCGACCGGGGGCACAGCACCCTTGCCCCCCTGGAAGGcacctcccagctcccagcccgtGTCCCAGCCTCAGAGCCAAGCGCTGTTCCATGTCcagccccaggctcagccccaggcccagccccagaccaAGCCTCAGGTCCAGCTGCATGTGcagcctcagccccaggctcATTCCCAGCCTGTGTCTTCCGCTAACGCGCAGTCCCGAGGTCCTCCAGCTCCAcctccagcaccagcccctaagttTTCTCCAGTGGCTCCCAAGTTTACTCCCGTGGCTTCCAAGTTCAGCCCTGGAGCCCCCGGTGGCCCTGGGTCACAGCCCAGTCAAAAGCTGGGACCTCCGGAAGCTGCTTCTTCCACTGGCACGGGTTCCCCTCAACCCCCCAGCTTCACCTATGCTCAGCAGAAAGAGAAGCCCCGCGTGCAGGAGAAGCAGCACCCAGTGCCCCCACCTGCTCAGAAGCAAAACCAG GTACGCGCCCCTGGGGCCCCGGGACCGCTGACTCTgaaggaggtggaggagctggagcagctgacCCAGCAGCTGATGCAGGACATGGAGCACCCTCAGAGGCAGAACGTGGCTGCCAGCG AGACGTGTGGCCGCTGCAGTCAGCCCCTGGCCCGCGCGCAGCCCGCAGTCCGTGCACTGGGGCAGCTGTTCCACATCAGCTGCTTCACCTGCCACCAGTGCGAGCAGCAGCTCCAGGGGCAGCAGTTCTACAGCCTGGAGGGCTCGCCCTACTGCGAGAGCTGCTACACg GACACCCTGGAGAAGTGCAACACGTGTGGGCAGCCCATCACTGACCGCATGCTGAGGGCCACGGGCAAAGCCTACCACCCGCAGTGCTTCACCTGTGTGGTCTGCGCCTGCCCGCTGGAGGGCACCTCCTTCATCGTGGACCAGGCCAACCAGCCCCACTGCGTGCCCGACTACCACAA GCAGTATGCCCCCAGGTGCTCTGTCTGCGGGGAGCCCATCATGCCCGAGCCTGGCCGTGACGAGACGGTGCGCGTGGTCGCTCTGGACAAGAACTTCCACATGAAGTGCTACAAGTGCGAG